One region of Flavobacterium pisciphilum genomic DNA includes:
- the gldJ gene encoding gliding motility lipoprotein GldJ has protein sequence MKVNKIMALQLMLSMTLVLGMASCSKKSSSSASRATGWDVNSINGTAQNVSNKKQQAGPGLVFVEGGTFTMGKVQDDVMHDWNNTPTQQHVQSFYMDETEVTNMMYLEYLEWLKKVFPPTEDNYKHIYEGASPDTLVWRNRLGYNETMTNNYLRHPAYANYPVVGVNWIQAVEFSKWRTNRVNEAVLEKNGYLKKGAKTNDVNAESNFNTETYLIAPTSTFGGNEEIVLKEGKKVRRAKKGETAEEPKNVYAQRSSGIILPEYRLPTEAEWEYAAAADVGQREYNIYKGQKKYPWSGDYTRSGKRATRGDQLANFKQGNGDYGGIAGWSDDGADITNEVKKYPANDFGLYDMAGNVAEWVADVYRPLIDNEANDFNYFRGNLYAKNKIGKDGKVEIVTKETIKYDTLSNGKIVARNFPGDIAQVPVDEQETYLRQNFSTSDNINYRDGDKQSTKYYDFGGSGEETAAEKAKQAMYNSPKHNVTTDSLGNMVRKYDKSSKRTTLVNDNVRVYKGGSWRDRAYWLDPAQRRYLPQDMATDYIGFRCAMSRVGPKSEKRKSPRN, from the coding sequence ATGAAAGTAAACAAAATTATGGCCTTACAGTTAATGTTATCGATGACATTAGTTCTGGGAATGGCTAGCTGTAGTAAAAAATCTAGTTCAAGTGCATCAAGAGCTACGGGTTGGGATGTTAATAGTATTAATGGAACAGCACAAAATGTTTCTAATAAAAAACAACAAGCAGGACCGGGATTAGTTTTTGTAGAAGGAGGAACATTTACCATGGGTAAAGTTCAGGATGATGTTATGCATGATTGGAATAATACGCCAACACAACAACACGTTCAGTCTTTCTATATGGATGAGACTGAGGTGACAAATATGATGTATTTAGAATATCTTGAGTGGTTGAAAAAAGTTTTCCCACCTACTGAAGATAATTACAAACATATATATGAAGGAGCTTCGCCAGATACTTTGGTTTGGAGAAATCGTTTAGGTTATAATGAAACAATGACTAACAACTACTTAAGACATCCTGCATACGCAAACTACCCAGTAGTAGGTGTAAACTGGATTCAAGCAGTTGAATTTAGTAAATGGAGAACAAATCGTGTGAACGAAGCTGTTCTTGAGAAAAACGGATACCTTAAAAAAGGCGCTAAAACAAATGATGTTAACGCTGAAAGTAACTTTAATACAGAAACATATTTAATCGCACCTACATCTACATTTGGTGGAAACGAGGAAATTGTTTTAAAAGAAGGTAAAAAAGTAAGAAGAGCTAAAAAAGGAGAAACTGCTGAAGAGCCTAAAAATGTTTATGCACAGCGTTCTTCTGGAATTATCTTGCCAGAATATAGATTGCCTACAGAGGCTGAGTGGGAATATGCTGCTGCTGCTGATGTTGGACAAAGAGAATACAATATCTATAAAGGACAAAAGAAATATCCTTGGTCTGGAGATTATACTCGTTCTGGAAAAAGAGCAACTAGAGGAGATCAATTGGCAAACTTTAAACAAGGAAATGGTGATTATGGTGGTATAGCTGGATGGTCTGATGACGGTGCAGATATTACAAACGAAGTTAAAAAATATCCTGCAAATGATTTTGGATTGTATGATATGGCTGGAAACGTAGCCGAATGGGTTGCCGATGTTTACAGACCTCTTATTGATAATGAAGCAAATGACTTTAACTACTTTAGAGGTAACCTTTATGCTAAGAATAAAATTGGTAAAGATGGTAAAGTAGAAATCGTTACTAAAGAAACTATCAAATACGATACATTAAGTAATGGTAAAATTGTTGCTAGAAATTTCCCTGGAGATATCGCACAAGTACCAGTTGATGAGCAAGAAACTTATTTAAGACAAAACTTCTCTACAAGTGATAATATCAACTATAGAGATGGAGATAAGCAATCGACTAAGTATTATGATTTTGGTGGATCTGGAGAGGAAACTGCTGCAGAAAAAGCAAAACAAGCTATGTATAATTCTCCTAAACATAATGTAACAACAGATAGTTTAGGTAACATGGTTAGAAAATATGACAAGTCTAGCAAAAGAACAACTTTAGTAAATGACAATGTTAGAGTTTACAAAGGAGGTTCTTGGAGAGATAGAGCATATTGGTTAGATCCAGCACAAAGAAGATATTTGCCTCAAGATATGGCAACTGATTATATTGGTTTCAGATGTGCAATGTCAAGAGTAGGACCAAAATCTGAAAAAAGAAAATCACCTAGAAATTAA
- the porU gene encoding type IX secretion system sortase PorU, with protein MKKTLLTFFILLYINSFAQTKDDVILNWLDKKDMYFGDFIVNAPLFSGNNYYLNAETKSILYTLNLTQSNYSENSSVQLSNIIYETISENQLGDLTLKNIPKATNESIRISSARGINQALLTLSPIINDGNGYKRVKSFTYNIVASSQNNTSSRTSLTRKSASISNSVLSSGDWYRFYVEKSGVYKISKSFLQSINSDLTKTNPKKIKIYGNGGRMLPLSNATYYPNDLIENAIQIIGENDGSFDNDDYILFYAEGVDTWSNESKTYNNLYDNKSYYYITTQGGDGKRISQMQPPTGSSTINISTFDDRQFHEKDLTNIAHLGREWYGEAFDINNEQEFDFGFPNIDTSIPVKIQVKTAAASFTNTSFKITANGQDIGNINLGSLSPTSDIKFFTDSLPSNKTFTGAENIKIKLSYNNSGVPGSKGYLDRISLIAKRKLQGYGKQFPFQYDLADSSIGIINYNITNTAGITQIWDVTDLYNVTTIENSNQSTINFKAQLGEVRKYIALDPSDYYIPYKENKSKISNQNLKGTLLKNNQGAFQDIDYVIITPSFLFNQAEKLATFHRSYSNLSVKVITIESIYQEFSSGKQDIAAIRNCIKYIYDNASTPEKRIKYVNLFGDASYDYKNRINNNGNIVPIYHSLKSNTSGESSFASDDFYGLMDNNEGNITSFFGGIDLAVGRMLVNDTKQASEMVNKVLEYHDIKSFGNWKNNFVLIADDSDKASDATLQSRQNKLADVITTEKPFFNVDKIFLDSYVEEASAGGARYPKARTDLFNAFEKGALVFNYLGHGGEDGLAGERIWEKSDGQNLNNQYKYPLFITITCEFSRFDDPTRPTAGEYTYWNPRGGAIAMLTTTRSIGQYSAENFNDILSKNLLSYGSNQYTTISESLRISKNSNPSSSSNVIVYIGDPAIMLAIPKPKIKLTKVNDVVISQPIDDFKSLAKIKLSGEITDENNNLLTNYNGELTTAIFDKIITASTLNNNGFSSPMQFNTLGETIFRGSASITNGLFEFSFVVPRDIRIPLGNGKISFYSKKQQLLENQTGYDSTIKIGGINENAPKDNNSPKVQLYMNDETFVSGGVTNESPFLLANLEDENGINTASGIGHDIVAILDGDVSNPYILNDYYQTKLDDYTHGTLRFPFRNLAVGLHTVSVTAWDVYNNPVTAEIQFIVSGDDTITLTHVLNYPNPFTTYTEFWFSHNRPYEPLEVQIQVMTITGKVVWTKNQIITTEGFLSRDITWNGRDDFGDRIGKGVYIYKLTVKSNTTNKKAEKIEKLVIL; from the coding sequence ATGAAAAAGACACTACTTACTTTTTTTATCTTATTATATATCAACTCTTTTGCTCAAACAAAAGACGATGTCATTTTAAATTGGCTTGACAAAAAAGACATGTATTTTGGAGACTTTATTGTAAATGCTCCTTTGTTTTCGGGTAATAATTACTATTTAAACGCCGAAACAAAGTCTATTTTATATACTTTAAACCTTACACAATCTAATTATTCTGAAAACAGCAGCGTTCAATTATCCAATATAATCTATGAAACAATTTCAGAGAATCAACTTGGTGATTTAACCCTAAAAAACATACCAAAAGCAACCAATGAGTCGATAAGAATTTCATCTGCAAGAGGAATAAATCAAGCTTTACTAACGCTATCTCCAATAATCAATGATGGAAATGGATACAAAAGGGTAAAATCCTTTACCTATAATATAGTAGCTAGCTCTCAAAACAACACTTCTTCAAGAACATCATTGACTAGAAAAAGCGCAAGCATTTCCAATTCGGTATTATCATCAGGAGATTGGTACCGATTTTATGTTGAAAAATCAGGAGTTTATAAAATCTCTAAAAGCTTCTTACAAAGCATAAACTCAGACCTAACAAAAACCAATCCCAAAAAAATAAAAATATACGGCAATGGAGGAAGAATGCTTCCTTTATCTAATGCCACCTATTACCCAAATGACTTAATAGAAAATGCCATTCAAATTATTGGAGAAAACGACGGAAGCTTTGACAATGATGACTACATCTTATTTTATGCAGAAGGCGTAGACACTTGGAGTAACGAAAGTAAAACCTACAATAATTTATACGACAACAAATCATACTATTATATAACGACTCAGGGAGGAGATGGGAAAAGAATTTCACAAATGCAACCTCCAACAGGAAGTAGCACAATAAATATCTCAACATTTGATGACCGTCAATTCCATGAAAAGGACCTTACAAACATTGCTCACTTAGGTAGAGAATGGTACGGAGAAGCATTTGACATCAATAACGAACAAGAATTCGATTTTGGCTTTCCAAATATTGACACCTCAATCCCTGTCAAAATACAAGTAAAAACAGCAGCTGCTTCCTTTACAAATACATCTTTTAAAATTACCGCAAATGGGCAAGATATCGGAAACATCAATTTAGGCTCATTAAGCCCAACTTCTGACATTAAATTCTTCACTGATTCCTTACCCTCAAACAAAACATTTACAGGAGCCGAAAACATAAAAATAAAACTAAGCTACAACAACAGTGGAGTTCCAGGATCTAAAGGATACCTAGATAGGATAAGCCTAATTGCAAAAAGAAAACTACAAGGTTATGGAAAACAATTTCCTTTTCAATATGATTTAGCAGATTCAAGCATTGGGATTATTAACTACAACATCACAAACACAGCAGGAATTACACAAATTTGGGATGTTACAGACCTATATAATGTAACTACTATTGAAAACTCAAATCAAAGTACAATCAACTTTAAAGCGCAATTAGGAGAAGTACGGAAATACATAGCCCTTGACCCTTCGGATTACTACATACCGTACAAAGAAAACAAAAGCAAAATTTCCAATCAAAACTTAAAAGGAACACTATTAAAGAACAACCAAGGCGCTTTTCAAGACATTGATTATGTCATCATCACTCCTTCTTTTTTATTCAATCAAGCCGAAAAGCTAGCCACTTTCCACAGGTCTTATTCTAACTTAAGTGTAAAAGTAATTACAATAGAATCCATATACCAAGAATTCTCATCTGGAAAACAAGACATAGCCGCTATTCGAAATTGCATTAAATACATCTACGACAACGCATCTACGCCAGAAAAAAGAATTAAATATGTCAATCTTTTTGGAGATGCTTCTTACGATTACAAAAACAGAATCAACAACAACGGAAACATTGTACCTATATATCATTCATTAAAAAGTAATACTTCAGGAGAATCTTCATTTGCATCAGACGACTTTTATGGATTAATGGATAACAATGAAGGAAATATAACTTCCTTTTTCGGAGGAATAGACTTAGCCGTAGGAAGAATGCTTGTTAACGACACAAAACAAGCAAGCGAAATGGTCAATAAAGTACTCGAATACCACGATATAAAATCATTCGGAAACTGGAAAAACAACTTTGTATTAATCGCAGATGACTCCGACAAAGCTTCGGACGCTACATTGCAAAGCCGACAAAACAAACTAGCTGATGTTATCACTACCGAAAAACCCTTCTTTAATGTAGACAAGATATTCCTAGACTCTTATGTAGAAGAAGCTTCTGCAGGGGGAGCTCGATATCCTAAAGCAAGAACCGACCTATTTAATGCTTTCGAAAAAGGAGCACTAGTCTTTAATTACCTAGGTCATGGTGGTGAAGATGGCTTAGCAGGAGAACGAATCTGGGAAAAATCGGATGGACAAAATTTAAACAATCAATACAAATATCCTTTATTTATAACTATCACTTGCGAATTCTCAAGATTTGACGACCCAACAAGACCAACCGCAGGAGAATATACCTACTGGAATCCAAGAGGAGGCGCCATAGCCATGCTTACAACTACAAGATCTATCGGACAATACAGTGCCGAAAACTTTAATGACATTCTATCCAAAAACCTCTTATCGTACGGATCTAACCAATACACTACTATTTCTGAATCATTACGAATTTCTAAAAACAGTAATCCTAGCTCTTCTAGCAATGTTATTGTATATATTGGTGATCCAGCCATAATGCTCGCAATCCCAAAACCAAAAATAAAACTAACAAAAGTAAACGATGTTGTTATTTCTCAACCAATTGACGATTTTAAATCACTAGCAAAAATCAAATTATCAGGCGAAATAACAGATGAAAACAATAATTTACTAACAAACTACAATGGAGAATTAACAACTGCGATATTCGATAAAATAATCACAGCTTCAACTCTTAATAACAACGGTTTTAGCTCACCAATGCAATTCAACACCCTAGGAGAAACAATATTTAGAGGAAGTGCCTCAATCACAAATGGGTTATTTGAGTTTAGCTTTGTAGTACCAAGAGACATTAGAATTCCACTAGGCAACGGAAAAATTAGCTTTTATTCAAAAAAACAACAGCTTCTCGAGAACCAGACAGGCTATGATTCTACAATAAAAATAGGAGGAATAAATGAAAATGCACCCAAGGACAATAATAGTCCAAAAGTGCAGTTATATATGAATGATGAAACATTTGTATCAGGAGGGGTTACAAATGAATCTCCTTTTTTACTTGCGAATCTTGAAGATGAAAACGGGATCAACACTGCAAGTGGAATCGGGCATGACATAGTTGCAATTTTAGACGGAGACGTAAGTAATCCTTATATATTAAACGATTACTACCAAACCAAGTTAGATGATTATACGCATGGAACATTACGCTTTCCATTCCGTAATTTAGCAGTAGGATTGCACACCGTTTCGGTTACAGCTTGGGATGTTTACAACAATCCAGTAACAGCCGAAATTCAATTTATAGTATCGGGAGATGATACAATTACGTTAACGCATGTTTTAAATTACCCGAATCCGTTCACAACCTATACTGAGTTTTGGTTTTCACACAACAGACCTTATGAACCCTTAGAAGTTCAGATACAAGTAATGACAATTACTGGAAAAGTTGTTTGGACAAAAAACCAAATTATTACTACCGAAGGTTTTTTATCTCGGGACATAACTTGGAACGGAAGAGACGATTTTGGAGATCGAATTGGTAAAGGAGTTTATATTTATAAACTAACAGTCAAATCGAACACAACAAATAAAAAAGCAGAAAAAATTGAAAAACTTGTCATACTTTAA
- the porV gene encoding type IX secretion system outer membrane channel protein PorV: protein MKKTTLILICLFIATLAKAQERTITTAVPFLLVAADARAAGMADQGVATSVDAFSQQWNPAKYAFSEDKQGFSVSYTPYLTDLVNDVSLGQITYYNKLNDRNAFAASFRYFGFGDIALRETDNPLEQERIVSPNEFALDGSYSLKLSEKFSMAVAGRYIRSNLKIASENIDASPASSFAVDVAGFYQSEEIAYSDFNGRWRAGFNIQNIGPKIKYDNDEINANFLPANLKVGGGFDFILDDYNKIGVGVEFGKLLVPTPQNPDLDGDGTTTTQEIRENRENYRSIGWASGIFKSFGDAPGGFSEELKEITYSIGAEYMYQDSFAFRAGYFHESPEKGARKFFSLGAGFKYNVVKVDVSYLFSTSNVKNPLENTLRFSLTFNFGDKYEVY, encoded by the coding sequence ATGAAAAAAACTACCCTCATTTTAATTTGCCTTTTCATTGCTACCCTAGCAAAGGCACAAGAAAGAACAATCACAACTGCAGTGCCATTTTTATTAGTAGCTGCCGACGCTAGAGCAGCAGGTATGGCCGACCAAGGAGTCGCCACATCTGTAGACGCTTTTTCTCAACAATGGAATCCCGCAAAGTATGCCTTCTCCGAAGACAAACAAGGATTTTCTGTCAGTTACACCCCCTATCTTACTGATTTAGTAAACGATGTTTCATTAGGTCAAATCACCTATTACAACAAACTAAACGATCGTAATGCTTTTGCAGCGAGTTTCCGTTATTTTGGTTTTGGTGATATTGCATTACGAGAAACAGATAATCCACTAGAACAAGAAAGAATTGTATCTCCAAATGAGTTTGCTCTTGACGGATCCTACTCATTAAAGCTAAGCGAGAAATTCTCTATGGCAGTAGCAGGAAGATATATTCGTTCTAATCTGAAAATTGCATCAGAAAATATAGATGCATCTCCAGCAAGTTCTTTTGCTGTAGACGTTGCTGGTTTCTATCAATCAGAAGAAATTGCATATAGCGATTTTAACGGAAGATGGAGAGCTGGTTTCAATATTCAAAACATAGGACCAAAGATTAAATACGATAATGATGAAATCAATGCTAACTTCTTACCTGCAAATTTAAAAGTAGGTGGAGGATTTGACTTTATCTTAGATGATTACAACAAAATCGGTGTAGGTGTAGAATTCGGAAAATTATTAGTTCCAACACCACAAAACCCTGATTTAGATGGAGACGGTACAACTACAACACAAGAAATAAGAGAAAATAGAGAAAACTACCGATCAATAGGTTGGGCATCTGGAATTTTTAAATCTTTTGGTGATGCACCAGGCGGATTTAGTGAAGAATTAAAAGAGATAACCTATAGTATTGGTGCAGAATACATGTATCAAGATTCATTTGCATTTCGTGCTGGTTATTTTCATGAAAGCCCAGAAAAAGGAGCTAGAAAATTCTTCTCTTTAGGAGCAGGTTTCAAATACAACGTAGTTAAAGTAGATGTTTCATACCTATTCTCTACTTCAAACGTAAAAAATCCATTAGAAAACACACTTCGTTTCTCTCTAACGTTTAACTTTGGGGACAAATACGAAGTATATTAA
- the cdd gene encoding cytidine deaminase, producing MKEISITTQFSVFESIDELSKDIQDLMNEAVAIRKKAYAPYSKFRVGAALLLDNGKIVLGSNQENAAYPSGLCAERVAIFHAGAIYPEAKILKIAISAASDTNQTIAPIPPCGSCRQSIAEYEIKQDTPIEIYFMGEIGQIYQSASLKNLLPFMFDKKFL from the coding sequence ATGAAAGAAATATCTATTACCACACAATTTTCAGTTTTTGAATCTATCGACGAACTTTCAAAAGACATTCAAGACTTAATGAACGAAGCAGTCGCTATTCGTAAAAAAGCATATGCTCCATATTCTAAATTTAGAGTTGGTGCTGCCTTACTTTTAGATAATGGTAAAATTGTTTTAGGTTCAAATCAAGAAAATGCTGCTTATCCATCTGGTCTTTGTGCAGAGCGAGTAGCTATTTTTCATGCAGGAGCCATTTACCCTGAAGCTAAAATTTTAAAAATTGCAATTTCAGCAGCTTCAGATACAAATCAAACAATAGCCCCTATTCCACCTTGTGGATCTTGCAGACAATCAATTGCAGAATATGAGATAAAACAAGACACCCCTATCGAAATTTATTTCATGGGCGAAATAGGTCAAATTTATCAATCTGCATCCCTAAAAAATTTACTTCCTTTCATGTTTGATAAAAAGTTCTTGTAA
- a CDS encoding UDP-N-acetylmuramoyl-tripeptide--D-alanyl-D-alanine ligase, with amino-acid sequence MDIAYIHNLFLQCQSVSTDTRKIELNSMFFAIKGDNFDANTFAEEALEKGALFVVIDNASYFIDQRTILVENSLIALQELAKFHRAYLQLPIIALTGSNGKTTTKELINVVLSKKYKTKATIGNLNNHIGVPLTLLSFTKDTEIGIVEMGANHKKEIEFLCELAQPDFGYITNFGKAHLEGFGGIEGVIEGKSELYKYLSVNNKIAFVNLDDPIQVERTTAIKNFTFGYKKANADVVINTITANPFVVLGFDHQTITSHLIGLYNANNISAALSIGKYFKIEDSAIKEALESYIPENNRSQLLTKGTNEIILDAYNANPSSMAVAIENFIQLEKPNKVMILGDMFELGSESEQEHKAIVTSLLDENKTKSYFIGPSFYKHKIEKANLYFFDSFDAFVAYLVTVPFNEQTMLIKGSRGMALERTLNFI; translated from the coding sequence ATGGATATTGCTTACATTCATAATTTATTTTTACAATGCCAGTCAGTTTCTACTGATACGCGTAAAATAGAGTTAAATTCAATGTTTTTTGCTATTAAAGGAGATAACTTTGATGCAAACACATTTGCAGAAGAGGCTTTGGAAAAAGGAGCCTTATTTGTAGTAATTGATAATGCATCTTACTTTATTGATCAAAGAACAATTCTGGTTGAGAATAGTTTGATTGCGTTGCAAGAATTGGCAAAATTTCACCGAGCTTATTTGCAATTACCTATTATTGCTTTAACAGGAAGTAATGGTAAAACAACTACCAAAGAGTTAATAAATGTTGTGCTTTCAAAAAAGTACAAAACCAAAGCGACAATTGGGAATTTAAATAATCACATTGGTGTTCCATTAACATTATTGTCATTTACAAAAGATACTGAAATTGGTATTGTAGAAATGGGTGCAAATCATAAAAAAGAAATTGAGTTTTTATGTGAATTGGCGCAACCTGATTTTGGATATATAACTAATTTTGGGAAAGCACACCTTGAAGGATTCGGAGGAATAGAAGGTGTTATAGAAGGAAAAAGCGAACTGTATAAGTATCTTTCTGTAAACAATAAAATCGCTTTTGTTAATCTTGACGATCCAATTCAAGTAGAAAGAACTACTGCAATCAAGAATTTTACATTTGGTTATAAAAAAGCCAATGCTGATGTTGTTATAAATACTATTACAGCTAATCCTTTTGTGGTTTTAGGTTTTGATCACCAAACAATTACTTCGCATCTAATAGGGCTTTATAATGCTAATAATATAAGTGCTGCGCTATCAATTGGTAAATACTTTAAAATAGAGGATTCGGCTATAAAAGAAGCTTTAGAAAGTTATATTCCTGAGAACAATCGTTCGCAATTATTAACCAAGGGAACTAACGAAATTATTCTTGATGCATATAATGCAAATCCTAGTAGTATGGCGGTTGCGATTGAAAATTTTATTCAATTAGAGAAGCCAAATAAAGTTATGATTTTAGGGGATATGTTTGAGCTTGGATCTGAAAGCGAGCAAGAACATAAAGCTATTGTAACATCGCTTTTGGATGAGAATAAGACCAAAAGTTATTTTATAGGACCTTCTTTTTACAAACATAAAATCGAAAAAGCGAACCTGTATTTCTTTGATTCATTTGATGCTTTTGTAGCTTATCTTGTAACGGTACCTTTTAATGAGCAAACAATGCTTATTAAGGGCTCTCGTGGGATGGCTCTAGAAAGAACATTGAATTTTATATAA